Within Osmia lignaria lignaria isolate PbOS001 chromosome 11, iyOsmLign1, whole genome shotgun sequence, the genomic segment TTTACCATAGCAAATTTGATCATTcttcaaattaaattacataaaataaatatttttatccttaAATGACAAAGTTTTCGTGCTTTTGTTTATATTTCGAAGTTTCACTATAGAAAACttcatcatttttcaaatagattatttaaaataaatattcttagtTACCCACAGGGGGGATATAGTgaattaataatagaataatatttgattaaaaagaaaatgaaacgtgGATGAATCAACGGTGTGAATTCAgcctaattaaaaaaagaatcagaACATAGTATTGGACAACAATCGTGTCGCGTCGTTGTGAACGACGCTTAAGCCTCGAATCGAAATCAATAAGCCGATTATTGGTCGGGCTGAACGGAGATTACGTTGCTTTGAATTGACACCCCGACACGAGCTCTGTGCCGATTGAATTTCGCGGACTTTCGAGACGGACGGATATCCGCTctagttcctttttccacgtCTGATACTATGAAATCACGCTCAATGTAATCCTGACGGACACTTCGCGAAGAATCGACCTTTTGTGGCGAATCACTCGCAAACTTTGCAACCATTATCCATCCACGTTTATATGCTTACACGCGGTAAAACAATACGGTGGAAAAATGCGAAAAAAGTAGCGTCACTTTTTACCAACGCCATCTATGTGTTTAACGGTAAACGCGCGAGCCTCATGTAGGGCATTGTTGAATACGAAATATTTTCCAACGAACCGTGgatattcagaaaaatattttcgtttaaacgaaacgtaaataaaataacattgttGAGAACAAAATTTATCGGATTATCATTTTCAGTATCAAATATTTGATTCCACTACTTGCATGCATAAGCTCACATGTATTAAACTACTGCAAAGTGTATTCAAATATTCACAAAAATTTTACTCACCGATATTCAGGGACACGTTCGACGTAATAGTTTCCTCGAAACAGTTAGCTTTCCTGGAAAAGCAATATACGGTCTTTTAGAATCAGCAAAATGTTACAACGTTCGACGTACACGCGGATAAATAACAAAGCGTACCGACATGTTTGCTGTCACGAACAAAAACACTTTTTACCGTACAGATTACGTGTTCACTTGACACAGTTATACAATACCagtgaaaatatattaattgcGTTATAAAACAGAATAAAGTAAACGTTGTTACTACGGAATTCCGATTGAAACGATACGAACACGAAGTAGACGCGACGGATAATAGATCATCACTGGGAACACTGTTTACATAATTCTTAAGCAGATGGCGTCGACTCGATAGATCATCGCGGCCGTGTTTACATTTTGGCGGGTTCGAGCAGCAACAATGGGACAAATCGTCGGACGTTTACCAAACACATGGGACCGTTTATTACAGGAAAAAGATCGTGTATTATACTGGAGCGGCGAGGTTTTAGCACTGGTAGCCGATAACGTTAACCAGGAAATGTCGTTATTTATCGATTACGGGGAGGAAAGTATCGACGAAAAAGTCGAATCGTGGATGAACAAGAATCGATCGAGGGTCGATCGAACCATCAGCAAATATCCAAATATGGCGGCACAATACAAAACAAGAGTACAAATTGAACTTGCAAAGgtaattattttcaacgttcacagtttattttaattaacagttTATTACTGTACGCAGATAAGGGAAGGATTTAGAATTCGAATGAGAAACGATTATCGACAGGCCTACacggatattaaaaatttcacaagAAAGGTGGATAAATTAGGAAAACGACAACGGAAGATACATGGTAAAATTCTCGAGTTAGAAACCATCTGTGATGGAGACGTGAAACGATTTCAAAAGAAATTAGGCCCTTTACGGGTAAAAACGTTTGAAAACCTCAGGACAGGTGAAAAAATGATGTTCGAAGACAAAAGACTGAAAACGAAGTTCGCTAAGAGAGTACTACAttactatttatattttttaattttttcttttaaacaataattattCACAGCaccttttttataatattaggtGAATGAAATTGATCTTAAGAATCTGCAGGAATGTTCCAAATACGTTGACAAAATAATTAACAACATTGAAGACACTATGCGTAATTAATGGacgcaataaaaaaatttagtaTACCCCCGATTCAAAAAAGAAGGACGATCGATAAGAATATGGAATACATGTTACATACGTCACTCACATATGTATctatatgtaaatatatgtatctgAACAAGACTGTATGTTTAAAATACTATTCGTGTATCTATCTCCTTCCACATTATCTTGCAGAATGTATCTGCAAATGTActattgaataatttaaaagcaaCCATTTACAAACCGCAGATTGATCAAGTACCTTCAGATATAGATGCTTGAACGAAATGTAATTGAATGgagttctttaaaaaaaaagaagaagaaaaagcgtAGAAATAGCGAAACAACATACATACAAGATAATAATACTCACAATCAGCTATCAATGCCGTTGAGGTAGACTCTTTCGCAGATTCTCGTAACCAGGAAAGCAGGATTCGCACAAGAGTTGCGTATGAGGTATATCTTCTTCACAGGACCGTACTAGAATATAAGACGCGTCTTATAAGTTAGAAAGCCctataataaaatcattattcgTCTATTTAGATTCATATGCTTAAACGCTGTTCATTAACCATACGGTCGAAATGTGTTTTGGAGAATATACCTTATGATCaatgaaatatgtaaaattGTGCGTATTTATTAGAGATGATATTGATATTTCAAGCACTGAAATTAAATAGATACATACCTGCGCATGATTCGCGCGGGAATCTTCATCCAAATGTGTCGTGACGTACGAGGTCCACGTCTTTACGGTCGTCGGGATCCATGCATCTTTTCCTCGTTTCACGACATTGAAAATCTCCCGTGTTCTGTACTGTTTTTACATGAGCTACTTTTTATGCGAATTGAAACACTGTTGCTAAAACCACGACGCCGCGGTAGCAACGGCGGTCGCTAAAAGCCGGACATTACTAGAAAAGCAGGAAGAACAAGGAGGCGTTTCTCTTTCGTCGACAAAGTTACTTCTATCGCCACCTATGAACGCAAATGTCAATTATTATTTCTGAGAATTCGATATAATTCGATATATCGTTCAATGACAAAGACAACAGAGATCACTGTACAAAACATGCTTCTATAtccatatatatttaatatataaagaatgaaaaatatgtttattaacaatataaattatatttgatatATGTACTTAAAAATAAGAACGAACAACACGACCTTCAATAGCCGTGATCGTCTAGTGGTTAGGACCCTACGTTGTGGCCGTAGTAACCCAGGTTCGAATCCTGGTCACGGCAATGTGAAAGAGCATTGTCACGGAAGAAggcttattttttttcttttcaatattcaaaattaaattaaactttattTATATTGCAATATTTTCTGAAACCTTAATATATTTCTTACATCTCATTTCCATTTCTTCCGATGAAATATGTTGCAATAAAATACACGGAAGgaagtattttatattattatttgtatcagttttgtttgaaaaaaaaaagtttcatcagCAAATTTCTTTGCTGTAAAGTCAATAAATTTCAGGTATGACCACACAAAAGTTCAGTTTACGTCTCGTCTGTTAAAACATACGTATTCTCATTGTCTTCGAATATGAAGAAATATCGactattacttttaatttttgttctataTAAGTGTGGTGTTTTTTGTGTTAAATCTAACAAAGTACAATTATTTACTTCCGTTAAATTCAAGCACCCTGATGCGTATAATTATGATAAAGGTAACGCACAACgtgtaattatgaaaatattgcaataatttgtttaatctaatttttttattttgggtACAAAGTACGTTTCGAAAGAGGAATAAGAAAATTTGACTTCGGTTTGGTTGAAAAAAATCGGGTTACACGTGGTATATTAGGATCTAAAAACCATCTAAGATCAGGTACTAAAGTAAACCCTATGTATGTTAATGATTCAAGATGATACTAATTGATCTTTTGTTTCCTTAATAATCCCTAGGTGATGCCCATCAAATTGCACATTATTTCCTCACTGGAGGACCCTTGAAAGGTCATGCTCACTTTACAAGAGAAATAAACTGTGATTCAAATAATACTGAAAGCAATGTAGTTGGAATGAGCAATCCAGAAAGTAAAAATGATACAGATTCGTCTATAAATGATACAGATTCGTCtataaatgaacaaaattcaaATGGAAATGTGTCTGATCCCATTACTGGAGCTCAATTACCTCAATTACCTCCATTACCACCACATAAACCTATAGTTCAACCACCAAATTTGTATAAACCTCCTAAATTACATCCAAGTTTAAACACATTAATTCCTAATCCACATACACCTATCCAGCATACTTTCTTAGGTTCTATTCTCCACCCTCGTTTACACCCACATATTAGCGCGCTACATACTATTCCTAGTGCTTTAATGAAAGCAGCTAGTATGCCAGTACATGGTTTATTACAGGCACAATCACATCTACATGATATTTTACAACCCCATGGACTAGTTGGAAGTCCTAATCTTCTTGGAAGTCCCAATAAAGTAAGTAATATGATACACTGAGTGAACAAATACCTATCAGCATTCGAATTTCCTTCTAAATCTGTATAGATACAAGAAAGTAATGTTACATTTACTGTTCCTAGACATCAAAACGTGCGAAAGCTAAAATGCATTCTatgaataatttcatatatttaatGGGGCAACCACCTATTGTAGGAGCATCCCTAAACAACTTTGATCATAAAGTACATACTGTTCTACCACAGATGTTTTTAAGCTAACAAAAATTGTATCAAATACATTTTGAATTTACAGGCTGCAGAATCAAATGAAAGATCCTCTCCATTCCCCACACATCCTCAACCTACTGGATATATTGTACGTTATGTACCCCACAACAAGACATCCGAATCACTAACTCCTATTAGTACACCACAAACTTCTGATGATAGCCCAAATTCAGAAGAAAATGTAACAATTTCGGCTGATAACAACAATCAAGATGCAGATAAAGATGAATGATTACAAATACAAAGTGAGAACAGTAATGGTTAACTGACAAAAACAAAGTGGAAATGAAACTATGATAAAACAGACACAAGAAGACTATTGAAGTTTCAAAGGATGTACAACACATACCATAATCTGAAACATTAAAGAactgtattaaatatttatatgtatggATATACAATTTTCAGTACtagtttaaaattttatacaagACATGATACATATgtagataaaaaatgaaaatttataagcaTTATTATGCTAATTGCATATTATCATCTCCTTCcctttccttttccctttttagATGATGAACTGGAGGACTGTGCAGATTGTTCACCAGTGATCTGTTTTCCTTGTCGTGTCTTTAATTTTGGAATTGTGGTACCTACGTATACCAGAAGAGCATCCCTTGTAGGAAGTTCAGGTTTCACTGGAGTACcatcatcattttttaattgaacacGAATCCGACCACGATATAGCAATTCTTTACTCCGTTCTCTTGGATGTAGCTTATTTTCTACTCCGACGTTGAAACCAGCTGCCACCAAAACATCACGAATTTCTTGATGTGTAGGATTTTCGACACATTTATCTTTCGCTAGTTTGCGACCTGCTGCCAAAGTTCTTTTACTGTTTATGTACACCGGATAAATACAAATCCATCTATAACAAACCAAAATAAGAGTCATGCTTCTATCAGTTTTACGTCAGATAGGTTATATAGCAGATGGTGTTATGTATCACAAATTATGAATAAACCTAATTACATAAATAGTTTAATTGATGGATAATAATCTATTAGAAAATAACTGAAATGTtgtgtttaaaaaattaatagtacAGTAAACGTACCTTTCACGATCGCTATGTTTCTTTGATAAATTCCACGCGAGCGCCATGTTTCGAGTAATCGATAGTATCGCAATTCCATTTATAACATCACTATCGATACTACCGTTCAAAAAATAAAGATACTTTAATAAGCTTGAGAAGTCAATAACAATAACGTAGTTCAACTGAATGTAAAATGATTAAACAGCAAAATGAAAACGGAACAAACAAAAGTAATATAAGAAACTTGGGCTCGTCCGGGATTTGAACCCGGGACCTCTCGCACCCGAAGCGAGAATCATACCCCTAGACCAACGAGCCATGTAAcaaatactttttaatataaatattataaaatgaaattaatattaatcattatttttcagcaaatattgatacaaaacttacaaaattattaaattaaactttttcatattattaaatttacaattcttAAGCGAAAGTAAGCCTAAGAAAATAGTTTGTACAATGTTAGCAACAGTTTCTTCTTCAATGTGTAATACATTGAAGCAATTAATAAACAAGAAATACTATAATTGATCTCCTCAATCCTACCTTGAACCATGACCTCATTAAGCGTTTTTCTGTTCTCAatgacatacatacatacatagttgAACACTTACATTGattataaaagtatataatGAATGTCTGTGTAATATTTGCTAAACAATCAACTACTTAACAGTGTAAATATTATTCGTCACGAAAAACAGCGATGAACTAAATGAACATCCTTGTGTTATAGTCTTATCTTAGAAAACAATGTGTAATATTTACaatactttttttaaattttatttacctaaatgaatattaatatagtaAAGTGCGAAATATGTTTGGCGGAACCGAAAAGAGGGGTCCTGCAATCAGTTTCAACTTTCACTATACGGGCTTATTGCGAGGTTAATTAGCAATTATCGAGTGTGTAACGGTGAAAGCGAGCATTCTGTGTGACATGGTTTCACAAAGATCGCAAAATTAATAAGTTTATTGTATGCAGACCgcgttttaattaaacttttcttttcgaTCGATTCAAGCACGCAGTTACTTGTAAAATGATGATAAAACGACGAAAATTAGGtcagataaaaattattatcaatatgcaaatattttaaaatatttactaaACTTAATTTTTTTCTGGAGTTAGTTTCACATTTATAGAGATTATAGTAAAGAGAAAACAAGAGAAATCGAAAAAAGTTTTGTTATGGTTGGTAgtaaaagtaaaatttaataagtttgAATAAACCcattaaaaaattcatcatGTCCGAATCCTCCAAGTAAGCCAGTTTGTTTCATAATAATAACACGAAACTTCAATGATTTCCGGTTTCGTAGGTTAAGATGTTCAAACTGTTCAATTTGCTCGAAAATTGCTGCAAGTTTATCAACTGAGTAAGTACAAGCTGACATTATAAGAAAGTGCGCCTGTAAACGTAATCAGGCATATCATCtgacatttaattttgaatttgctGATTCATCAACTAGTTAATTATCAATTGAGATATTAATTAAGAGGGCACAGATATATATTTATGTTTTACGCTTCATATCAATCGATAATgcaaataataaacattttagCATCAGGAGACTCTCACCAGTATGTCGCGCGATGCTAGCATGATTTTTCTTATCACCTTTTAATTTCACCCCTTCCATTTTTGGTACGATAGCCtaatcattttataaatattcaaatataacCATTTTTCTATTCCTCTCGTAGAAATACCTTTTTGATACAGTTATTTTGTCATTATTTTAAATGTTAAACATAttggaatataaaaaattaatcatcAACTTATCACGTTACGAATGCACAAAGTACAAACTTCAGTTTCTTACGTACTTTTTGCACTTTTATCAACGtttttataacaataatttatcaaaaCGTTCCAGACACGTTCCCGTCAGAAAGAACAATAACATGCGTCGATTAAAcacatacaattttttaatgcaAAGGTTGTACATGTACCTAtgcatgaaataaatatttaactcgAAATAATTACCATTATGCAACGTGTTCTGTCACCGTAAAAATCGCTTCGTACGAACCTGTACCAGTCACCTTTCAAAAACTTGTCGTACCTTATCGTTCTAGAATAAATTCGAGTTAGGGCAACTTGGAATAAGGACAGGGTAGATGCAACTGGAATGTtaggtttttttttctttataataaggtgtggaatttaataacatttgttGCGATTCGAATCGCCTTTCTGTCTGGaaaaaaatcgaataaaaaacgGTGACTTTAACGCCGATTTTTACGATGACGAAGTTGCATCAAATAAGCAAGCGCACACGTTCTTCGGTTAGTTCGCGCGAACGTCAGTTACGTTTGCGTTCTACTCGTGCTCGGAAGGATCGATTTCACTGAACGAAAGTTGTTTCAAAAAGTAAACTGTTTTTCTACGTGATAAGAGCATAGTATTAAACTAATAGAACATCGTTTTATTAAGTTATGGACGAtcgtttttattgaattttttgtTGAATTTCAATCGTCTGCAATGGGAAATCCACACTCAAAAGACGTCCGTAACGGACTGCGAAGTTGTAAAGTGtaagtaatgaaatttttaatttcaaagaaatgtTTTTGAAGGTTTCAAATGTTACCAGCGTAAATCAAATAATGCCCAGTATTATCATGCCAACGCAAAGAAAGTAAGCGTTTTTATAAATTGTCTTGATAAGTGTATACAATTGTACACTAAGTTCTATGAGTCATTAATGTCAATAagagaaacaaataaaaaatgcgAATTTTATCAGACATTCAACTAGTTAAAAGGCAAAATATGTGAAATTGTTTTTTTAGAACCTCTTTTAAGATTTCATATGTAAGCCTGTGAGAGGTGGGAGCAATCGCCCCCTCTCTGAATCCGGCACTGTGCgttatatcattttataatttgcCGCGTGAATTAAAGTTCTCATAATCATTGAATGATTACGAATATTTCTCGCTCTATCTTTTTTTATCGCGCGATTGatgtaatttttgcaaattaaaatatacaagcAATTACGTTAtttctaaaagaaataaaacattGCTGTTCGATTAATCTGTCCCACGTAATctttgctattttttttttttttttattagcttaaaattatttttctgattaattttCTCATAAGCTTTGCACCTTTGTTTCTATGGAATATGATGCTCATAATGATTCGTTAATTACCACGAGATATTTCGtgtttgttattatttattttgtacaCAATATTTTCGGCAGTTTTCCGTGTAACTTTCCGAgatctttaattttaattccacATCACGCGATAACAGGTTAGTGGCCTGTGATCCGCATTATCGTATGACATGTGCAATGATGTAAATTTTTATGTATTCAAGTACGGCAGAAAGAAATGCGACGATTATATTTTATCATATCCTTTTTTGCTGTTTGCAATTGAATCTGTAGCGAATTAGATATTAAAATGTTGAAGTACGTATGTACTTTTTCTTaggaattgtaaataaaaatacatttacacTAAATATGGTAACAACATATGCGTGTAATGACAGACACATGTAAATCATATCTATTGAAGTAATGaatagaaattttgtatttttgtttcACGCCTGATGATCACGTGACTCGCGCTACCAACTTATCAGCATGGCGTGATACTGTCCTCGTTCCTAGTTTTGCATATATGTTAACAGTTTCGAGACAGATGTCAGATCGAACGAGAGTGATCAAACACGAAAATAATAATAGCGATTATGTTCACGAGACGTTTTCTCGAACGTATCAAGTGTCAATTTAAGAGCTTTATCCGTCAATCAAGTTACTTACGTTATGCTAGTAAAACGCTTGAACCTGATACGAGGCAGTTCGATCAGCTGCACAACAGGTAAAACAgcgaattttgaattattttaatttaaattaaatctttAATAAGGTTAATGCAAGATATTTACGAAAAAAAAGTTTGATTGACGATTGTTACAGGCATAATTGCAGGTTTTCATGAACATAAACTTTTATATTATGCAATTATGATAAACTGATGCAATCTTTTTTAAGTCTATAATTTGTTCTGATTCACCTGTTGTTAAaccgaaaaataaataatattatgaaaACCCTGAATTTTATAAGCATTCTTGATATATGTGTAGTGTATATAAGTAAATATATATGTGATATATGGTTAAATAATATGTCAAACGATCCTTGTCCGATGGGCGCAGACATGCGATTGCGCGATGCGCGCGCTTGCGCTATGCTAGTTATACTATCAGTGACGTAGCAAGTACCCATCGGGCCCCATATTTTTTTACCGATAGAATCATATTAATATGAAAATCCTGATTAGAAGAAACTTATCAAGAAACTATTTGCAGCCTTTAAATCAACGTAAACATCTCCTTCGTAAAATCGTTTTAGACTTGACCTACAGTTCATCCCCGTGATAAATTGTTTTATCAAAACACTAGCTTATCAGCCGTTAGTACTCATTAGTTCATAAATGctgttaataaattaaattacagtTGCAATCTATAAAAAGGAAGGCATGCGACAGATTCGACAATCGCGCCATATAATTGATACGCGACTGTGTTCATTCCCCTCGCCCTAACCTCACCTCTCTTGAACGGTAGTGCTTTCTGCTGTACCGACATTCATTTTCAATCAGCCTTCAACTTCGCTCGTCGTTTGTAGGATCCACAGTAGTAGCCAGTTGACCTACGACGACAAATCTTCAACAATGTCAGCTCTTCACCGAGATCAGCTTGGTCAGCGGGGACATGGAGACAGCGTCTGTGCGAGTTTACTTCGTGGCCTTGATCATCTGAAAAACCCACAGTTGAATAAGGTACGCTATAGTATATAACGTGATTTAATATTATGTATAACAAATGTGGTTTGTGATGCCGGCAGAAGCACGAACTGTTCTACTGACTGACATTGACATGTTACTTCCTTGGTCATTTGCTACTtcattttttggaaaaaatgttATGCACTAACATGTAATAATCATTATACGACACgcgtattataaaaaaaatgacGTTTCCTGTTTATTATTACAATCGTTGCTATGGTTTCTGAAGCCTACTCATGAACGTTGAATCGTAAATTTTTCTATGAGATTAATGGGGGTGATTTAATGTCTCATTTTCGGCgcgaaatttgcaatttaaatatCATATGATCCGTTAAACATCTAGCGACTGAAAATTTTCCATTGTTTTGACGTAAACCAAATGAAAGCGTCACTCATGaatgaaatgaatgaaattaaactgcagaattatattttaattttgcgaGTAGGTTCGATATCGATCGGCGGATGTAAATTAAAGTTGTCGAAGCTGAAGTGAGAATTTCATGAACGCGTGCGAATGTACAGCTAACCTAGTGGTATTGAAGACACTAAGAATGCACAAAACACTAAAGAGGATAATTACGTTACGTTGAATTGGTCACGTAGTGTTCGCGGTTCCATGAAATTCACTTTCACGGCGTACAAATTTACCGAACGGAACTAATGACGGTGTGACAACCTGAGGATGATGAAACAAGCATGAATGCTTTTTAGTCGTACGATAAACCGCCGTTATCTCTCTGtcacaattttttatatttttacaacaTCTTTACTTTGATTAGCCACCAGTAAAATATGCTTGAACTTTCTagtgacatttttttttaaactaccAGTTAATATTATTCATACACTGATAACCAGAATTTAAACTGGTTttcttagaaattaatatttatgcaaatcttAGTTGAATATTCAATGAAAGTAATCATAtcgcttaaaaaaaaattgcatcaaTCTGCATTTTGTTAGAGACAtttgaaaataaagagaaaatcgAAAGCGTAGAGTAACATTATCGGTAATGTTGATTCGATTAAAACTCGATCGATAATGGTTCTATTTATTCCCTCGAGGTATCGTAGCATCATAAGTTAGATAAAAATATATCGATGCAAATAGACTACCGTTTGATTTTTTAAACTGGTAACGTGTTCAAGCTAAGCGTGTTTATAACGATAGACCTCGAAAATAATTTTCGCGATGACTGGACAAAGTGGACACCAAATATTCCACGTGTAATCATGCGATCGTGATTGCGAAATTCACTGGGAATTCTGCGGCTAACGCCATATTTTATGACTAACTTTTTATTCGGTAAATCTTATACTTCATCAATAGGCACGTGATACTTTTTCCTCAATTAACTATGAACTATGAAGTTATTACTTCaaaaaaacaaaataagaaattacCATCTGTGCAATAAATTTTGCCAATGCATAATTACATATTACATTGAGGAGCTAAAAAGCTGGtgaaacttataaaaaaaacttagtaaataataaacatgtattCATTTTTGCCTTTATAAAACCATCTTATTTTTCCTATCAGATTTTGATAAAACGACTAAATTCCAGTATGCTGTACGTATCGGTGACCTTTTGATAAAGCTGATACCTCCTGCTAATATTCTGCGAACAAAACGCTGACTGCGCTTTAAGCCCCTTATCGTGGCTTcgaattaaaatgaaagaaaggaagaaaatgatATAGAATCTATATCAGCATTTTCGTTGAGAAATCAAACAGTATGTATCACTTCAATCTTCTTATATTCATCCTACCGATATCAAAATTacttaattgaataatttttcagaaCAGCCTGCAATTGAAATAGTTTCTCTCGCTAAGGTCTTCAATATACCCTCATCGAGTCTCTGAACTCTCCAGACCTTGCGCAGAAATTTCGATCCGACTCCTTGTGTCGTTTCCTGGTAATTCttctatacatataaaaatatcgGATCGATCAAGAGTATCACTTCCGCTCACGAAAACGTGGCGGTAAAATTAAACCTTCTTATCCAACGGCGCAGCCAGATTAACGCGCGATACGCAAAGACCCGTTTCATGCGAGTGGCAGCGATTCTTGTACTAGGTCGTGGCACGTTTTGCGGACCAGCAGGACTCTTAGCTACATATTGATCGAGCGACTGGCAAGCTCGAGGAGCCTGGCAACCGTTTCCATCGACGGATTGTTTGCCATGGGACTTGAGATCATTCGGAGAAGTGGTAGGACACG encodes:
- the LOC117603742 gene encoding uncharacterized protein LOC117603742 isoform X2, producing MGQIVGRLPNTWDRLLQEKDRVLYWSGEVLALVADNVNQEMSLFIDYGEESIDEKVESWMNKNRSRVDRTISKYPNMAAQYKTRVQIELAKIREGFRIRMRNDYRQAYTDIKNFTRKVDKLGKRQRKIHGKILELETICDGDVKRFQKKLGPLRVKTFENLRTGEKMMFEDKRLKTK
- the LOC117603742 gene encoding uncharacterized protein LOC117603742 isoform X1, giving the protein MGQIVGRLPNTWDRLLQEKDRVLYWSGEVLALVADNVNQEMSLFIDYGEESIDEKVESWMNKNRSRVDRTISKYPNMAAQYKTRVQIELAKIREGFRIRMRNDYRQAYTDIKNFTRKVDKLGKRQRKIHGKILELETICDGDVKRFQKKLGPLRVKTFENLRTGEKMMFEDKRLKTKFAKRVNEIDLKNLQECSKYVDKIINNIEDTMRN
- the LOC117603740 gene encoding uncharacterized protein LOC117603740 isoform X1, with amino-acid sequence MKKYRLLLLIFVLYKCGVFCVKSNKVQLFTSVKFKHPDAYNYDKVRFERGIRKFDFGLVEKNRVTRGILGSKNHLRSGDAHQIAHYFLTGGPLKGHAHFTREINCDSNNTESNVVGMSNPESKNDTDSSINDTDSSINEQNSNGNVSDPITGAQLPQLPPLPPHKPIVQPPNLYKPPKLHPSLNTLIPNPHTPIQHTFLGSILHPRLHPHISALHTIPSALMKAASMPVHGLLQAQSHLHDILQPHGLVGSPNLLGSPNKTSKRAKAKMHSMNNFIYLMGQPPIVGASLNNFDHKAAESNERSSPFPTHPQPTGYIVRYVPHNKTSESLTPISTPQTSDDSPNSEENVTISADNNNQDADKDE
- the LOC117603740 gene encoding uncharacterized protein LOC117603740 isoform X2, which produces MKKYRLLLLIFVLYKCGVFCVKSNKVQLFTSVKFKHPDAYNYDKVRFERGIRKFDFGLVEKNRVTRGILGSKNHLRSGDAHQIAHYFLTGGPLKGHAHFTREINCDSNNTESNVVGMSNPESKNDTDSSINDTDSSINEQNSNGNVSDPITGAQLPQLPPLPPHKPIVQPPNLYKPPKLHPSLNTLIPNPHTPIQHTFLGSILHPRLHPHISALHTIPSALMKAASMPVHGLLQAQSHLHDILQPHGLVGSPNLLGSPNKAAESNERSSPFPTHPQPTGYIVRYVPHNKTSESLTPISTPQTSDDSPNSEENVTISADNNNQDADKDE
- the Srp19 gene encoding signal recognition particle 19, which translates into the protein MKKFNLIIFIDSDVINGIAILSITRNMALAWNLSKKHSDRERWICIYPVYINSKRTLAAGRKLAKDKCVENPTHQEIRDVLVAAGFNVGVENKLHPRERSKELLYRGRIRVQLKNDDGTPVKPELPTRDALLVYVGTTIPKLKTRQGKQITGEQSAQSSSSSSKKGKGKGRR